A region of the Calditrichota bacterium genome:
TCGCAGTTTGTTTGACGAACATCAGAAAAAACGCTACAATCATTCCCACCGCCTGTGGTCCGTGGCGATGCTGGAATTGTGGCTGGAGAAAAATTTCGACCAATGAAAAAGGATAAAACGTCTTCACTGGATATCTCTTTGGTAATTCCTCTTTACAATGAGGAAGAGAATGTGCAGCCGCTTTACGAAGCAATTGATGCCGTGGTACGGCACATGGGAAAATCCTACGAAATTATTTTCGTGGATGACGGCAGTTCCGATGAGACCTTTCCACGACTGAAGCAAATTGCCGAGTCCGATCCGGCTGTTAAAGTGATTAAATTCCGTGCCAACTGCGGGCAATCGGCGGCAACCGATGCGGGATTTGAACTGGCCCGGGGAGACGTGATTATCGTCATGGACGGGGACCTGCAAAACGATCCCAGAGATATTCCCAATCTTTTGGCCAAAATGGACGAGGGGTACGATCTGGTCAGCGGGTGGCGGAAGAATCGGAAGGATAAAGTCCTGCTGAGAAAAATCCCCTCAAAGATTGCCAATAAGATTATTGGCTCGGTCACCCGGGTCAATTTGCACGACACCGGCTGCGCGTTGAAGGCGTACCGAAAAGAGGTGGTCAAGCGAATCAATCTGTACGGGGAACTCCACCGTTTTCTTCCGGCATTGGCTCGGGTCGAAGGGGCACGAATTGCAGAAATCCCGGTCAATCACCACGCGCGGCAATTCGGGCAATCCAAGTACGGCATTACGCGCACGTTTAAGGTCATCATGGATTTGCTTTCCCTGAATCTCTTTATCAAATACCTAAAAAAGCCGATTTATTTTTTTGGGAAGATTGCCCTGCTGTTTTTTCTGTTTGCCTTTTTGAGCTTTGTGGCCATGTCCCAGGGCGTACTGCGAAATGTGTACGGTGCTGATGAATTGAATATTTTGGTGACCCTGCTTCTGGTTTTTCTGGCCAGCGGTTTGGAGTTTATTTTCCTGGGATTGCTTGCGAATCTGATTTACATGACCGGAAATAAAAAAAGTGTTTATTTATCCGAATTTATTGAGAGTAAACCATGACTGAAACAACGGAAATTTTAGTAGAGCAAAAGGTAAAACCGTCAACCCCAAAAGCTGTGAAGCCGGATTTGTCCATTATTCTGGTTTTGTTCAATGCGGAAAAACAGGCCGGCGCTATGTTAGAGGGGCTCATCAAAAGTCTGGATGGCCTCGAATCCGACTACGAAATTATTTGTGTGGATGACGGAAGTACGGATAACACCGCCCGCGTGGTAAAGGAATTCATTCAAGAGAGTTCGCGGATTAAACTGATTCAAATGCGGACCGCTTTCGGAGAAGCCTCCGCCCTGGATGCGGGAATCAAAAATTCCCGTGGAGATAAAATTGTCTATTTGACCGGCCGCGTGAATGTTAAGCCCGAGCATATTCTTCGTCTGCTTCGGAAGCTGGATGAAGGAAATGATCTGGTGGTAGGCTGGCGCCATCCGCGTCGGGACTCCTGGCTGAACCGCATTGTCTCCCGGATTTTTAACGGAATGATCAACGGCATTGCCGGATTGAAACTGCATGATATCAACAGCAGCGTTTTTGTGGCCCGGAGAGAAGTGCTGGAAAACGTCCCCATTTACGGCGATTTGAACAATTTTATTCCCGTGCTGGCCGTTAAACAGGGCTACAAGGTGGCCGAAGAAAAGATCGAACAACTACCGGGTTGGTTTCGGACATCCAAATATTTGGACGAATACATTCGCCGCTTTTTGGACATCATTACCGTATTTTTTCTGACACGGTATTCCAAGAAACCCATCCATTTTCTGGGATTTTTGGGGGCGATTTTAACCCTGCTGGGTGTGGGAATCGACCTGTACTTGTTTGTGTACCGAATCCTTCAACTGGGTCCCATCGCCGGCCGCCCGCTCTTGCTCCTGGGTTCTCTTCTGCTGATCATTGGAATCCAGATGGTCTCCATCGGGCTCATTGGCGAAATGATTATTTTTACGCATGCGAAAGAGGTTAAAGAGTACAATATTGAAACAATTGTCAACAAATAGTCTCAAAAAATCGAAACGGAATCAATGAAATTAATTA
Encoded here:
- a CDS encoding glycosyltransferase; the encoded protein is MTETTEILVEQKVKPSTPKAVKPDLSIILVLFNAEKQAGAMLEGLIKSLDGLESDYEIICVDDGSTDNTARVVKEFIQESSRIKLIQMRTAFGEASALDAGIKNSRGDKIVYLTGRVNVKPEHILRLLRKLDEGNDLVVGWRHPRRDSWLNRIVSRIFNGMINGIAGLKLHDINSSVFVARREVLENVPIYGDLNNFIPVLAVKQGYKVAEEKIEQLPGWFRTSKYLDEYIRRFLDIITVFFLTRYSKKPIHFLGFLGAILTLLGVGIDLYLFVYRILQLGPIAGRPLLLLGSLLLIIGIQMVSIGLIGEMIIFTHAKEVKEYNIETIVNK
- a CDS encoding glycosyltransferase family 2 protein, encoding MKKDKTSSLDISLVIPLYNEEENVQPLYEAIDAVVRHMGKSYEIIFVDDGSSDETFPRLKQIAESDPAVKVIKFRANCGQSAATDAGFELARGDVIIVMDGDLQNDPRDIPNLLAKMDEGYDLVSGWRKNRKDKVLLRKIPSKIANKIIGSVTRVNLHDTGCALKAYRKEVVKRINLYGELHRFLPALARVEGARIAEIPVNHHARQFGQSKYGITRTFKVIMDLLSLNLFIKYLKKPIYFFGKIALLFFLFAFLSFVAMSQGVLRNVYGADELNILVTLLLVFLASGLEFIFLGLLANLIYMTGNKKSVYLSEFIESKP